In the Arthrobacter zhaoxinii genome, one interval contains:
- a CDS encoding LysE/ArgO family amino acid transporter, whose amino-acid sequence MWSIWVTGMVTGLGLIVAIGAQNAFVLRQGLRREHIGVVVALCIISDALLIFGGTAGIGALVSRFPAVLEILRWGGAAYLTWWGIRSLISAARPSVLEAQAPRAKGTVVLTTLALTFLNPHVYLDTVVLLGSIANQYGPDTRWIFAAGAAVGSLIWFTALGYGARALSGVLNRPRTWQIVDLLIGVVMLVLAVRLLLG is encoded by the coding sequence ATGTGGAGTATTTGGGTAACCGGCATGGTCACCGGACTGGGATTGATTGTCGCCATCGGGGCGCAGAATGCGTTTGTGCTGAGGCAGGGCCTGCGGCGGGAACACATCGGCGTCGTGGTTGCCCTCTGCATCATCAGTGATGCCCTGCTGATCTTCGGCGGCACAGCCGGGATCGGAGCATTGGTCTCCCGCTTCCCGGCGGTACTGGAAATCCTCCGTTGGGGCGGCGCCGCCTATCTCACCTGGTGGGGTATCCGGTCACTGATCTCCGCCGCCAGGCCTTCAGTACTGGAGGCGCAGGCACCGCGGGCTAAGGGCACGGTCGTCCTGACCACGCTCGCTCTGACCTTCCTGAACCCGCATGTCTATCTGGATACCGTGGTGCTCTTGGGCAGCATCGCGAACCAGTACGGGCCGGACACCCGCTGGATATTCGCGGCCGGCGCCGCCGTCGGCAGCCTGATCTGGTTCACGGCGCTGGGCTACGGGGCCCGCGCGCTGTCGGGGGTGCTGAACCGGCCGCGGACCTGGCAGATTGTGGATCTGCTGATCGGCGTGGTCATGCTGGTCCTCGCCGTCCGGCTGCTGTTGGGCTGA
- a CDS encoding LysR family transcriptional regulator ArgP, with translation MNFEHLRALSAVVDEGTFEAAADRLHISPSAVSQRIKALESSVGQVVVRRAVPCTPTEAGAVLLRMARQVELLEGEARSALSGDTSLRTTTPVAVNADSLATWFVPVLSDAAGWADSTLNLHVEDQDHSARLLRQGDVIGAVTADPAPVNGCRVEALGAMRYLPVAAPGLHRRFARDDGVDWAAMPVVQFNAKDDLQRRFLQARGADGRPPRHTVPSSEAFLAAVRAGLGWGMLPELQLGTDLDDGTLVLLDAESHRDVVLYWQAWKLDSQRLQRISDAVRRASRQLR, from the coding sequence ATGAACTTCGAGCATCTCCGTGCACTGTCCGCCGTCGTCGACGAGGGAACATTCGAAGCGGCGGCGGACCGGCTGCACATCAGCCCGTCGGCCGTAAGCCAGCGCATCAAGGCGCTGGAAAGTTCCGTGGGCCAGGTCGTCGTCCGCCGCGCGGTGCCCTGCACACCGACGGAGGCGGGCGCGGTCCTGCTGCGCATGGCCCGGCAGGTGGAGCTGCTGGAGGGGGAGGCCCGTTCCGCTCTCTCCGGTGACACTTCACTGCGGACGACGACGCCGGTGGCCGTCAATGCGGACTCCCTCGCCACATGGTTCGTGCCGGTCCTTTCCGACGCAGCCGGGTGGGCGGACAGCACCTTAAACCTGCACGTGGAAGACCAGGACCACAGTGCCCGGCTGCTGCGCCAGGGGGACGTAATCGGCGCGGTCACCGCCGATCCGGCACCGGTCAACGGCTGCAGGGTCGAGGCGTTGGGCGCCATGCGCTACCTCCCGGTGGCGGCGCCGGGTCTGCACCGGCGCTTCGCACGGGACGACGGTGTTGACTGGGCCGCCATGCCGGTGGTGCAGTTCAACGCCAAGGACGATCTGCAGCGCCGGTTCCTGCAGGCGCGCGGCGCTGACGGCCGTCCGCCCCGGCACACCGTTCCGTCCTCGGAGGCGTTCCTTGCCGCGGTCCGTGCGGGCCTCGGCTGGGGCATGCTCCCGGAACTGCAGCTGGGCACGGACCTCGACGACGGGACCTTGGTGCTGCTCGACGCCGAGTCCCACCGCGACGTCGTGCTGTACTGGCAGGCCTGGAAGCTGGACTCGCAGCGGCTGCAGCGCATCAGCGACGCCGTCCGGCGGGCCAGCCGGCAATTGAGATAA
- a CDS encoding VOC family protein encodes MAQQRNSRNGGLQLSATTISSPDPRALAAFYARLLEWETVASEPDWVVLQNPAGGPGLSFHIDEHYVRPVWPSAEGSQQMMMHLDIRVDDLDRSSAHAAECGALAAEYQPQKDVRVFLDPDGHPFCLFVD; translated from the coding sequence ATGGCCCAACAACGGAACTCGCGCAACGGCGGTCTGCAGCTGTCCGCGACGACCATCAGCTCCCCGGATCCGCGGGCACTAGCCGCGTTTTACGCACGGCTGCTGGAGTGGGAGACGGTAGCGTCCGAGCCGGATTGGGTGGTGCTGCAGAATCCGGCCGGCGGCCCCGGACTGTCCTTTCACATCGACGAACACTACGTCCGCCCGGTATGGCCCTCCGCCGAGGGCAGCCAGCAGATGATGATGCACCTGGACATCCGGGTAGACGATTTGGACCGGAGCTCCGCCCACGCCGCCGAATGTGGTGCCTTGGCCGCCGAGTATCAGCCCCAGAAGGATGTACGGGTGTTCCTGGACCCGGACGGGCATCCCTTCTGCCTTTTCGTGGATTGA
- a CDS encoding Fpg/Nei family DNA glycosylase, with the protein MPEGDTIWRAARDLNAVLAGKELTRCDIRVPKFATTDYTGSTVQDVVSRGKHLLIRGGDPVDGWILHSHLKMEGLWHVYARGEKWRRPAFKARCILETDTHQVVGFDLGFLRVLGRKDEDDAVGYLGPDLLGPDWDAEEALRRISAQPERPIGLALLDQRNLAGIGNIYRCELCFLAGIHPLTPVSDVPDLPRLVDLSKRLLEVNKARSRRITTGAMGRDQLWVYNRERRGCLRCGTKVAHELLGDNEMELRDLYYCPHCQPFPG; encoded by the coding sequence GTGCCTGAGGGCGATACGATCTGGCGCGCCGCCCGGGACCTCAATGCCGTCCTGGCCGGCAAAGAGCTGACCCGGTGCGACATCCGTGTCCCGAAGTTCGCCACCACGGATTACACCGGCTCCACCGTGCAGGACGTGGTGTCCCGCGGCAAGCATCTGCTGATCCGCGGCGGCGATCCCGTGGACGGCTGGATCCTTCACTCCCATCTGAAGATGGAGGGGCTCTGGCATGTCTACGCCCGCGGGGAGAAGTGGCGGCGTCCGGCGTTCAAGGCGCGCTGCATCCTCGAGACGGACACCCACCAGGTGGTCGGGTTCGATCTGGGGTTCCTGCGCGTGCTGGGCCGCAAGGACGAGGACGACGCCGTGGGCTACCTGGGTCCCGATCTGCTGGGACCGGACTGGGACGCCGAGGAAGCGCTGCGCCGCATCTCGGCGCAGCCCGAGCGGCCCATCGGCCTGGCACTGCTGGACCAGCGGAATCTCGCCGGGATCGGCAACATTTACCGGTGCGAGCTGTGTTTCCTGGCCGGCATCCATCCGTTGACCCCGGTCTCCGACGTGCCGGATCTGCCGCGGCTGGTGGACTTGTCCAAACGGCTCCTGGAGGTCAACAAGGCTCGCTCCCGCCGGATCACCACCGGCGCCATGGGACGGGACCAGCTCTGGGTCTATAACCGGGAACGGCGCGGCTGCCTGCGCTGCGGCACCAAGGTGGCGCATGAGCTGCTCGGCGACAACGAGATGGAGCTGCGGGACCTGTACTACTGCCCGCACTGCCAGCCGTTTCCCGGCTAG
- a CDS encoding ATP-dependent helicase, translating into MTSASSVLAKFTPATREWFEGAFTAPTPAQVGAWEAISERANALVVAPTGSGKTLAAFLWALDSFIASAAADPAVPAQLPLAELPAPKPKGRKRNTEPKRKTKVLYISPLKALGVDVERNLRSPLIGITQTAKRLGLPAPSITVGVRSGDTPQNERRALLTRPPDILITTPESLFLMLTSQARETLAEVETVIVDEVHAVAGTKRGAHLAVTLARLDAMLDKPVQRIGLSATVEPHETVARFLGGNAPVRIVAPQSRKNWNLTVTVPVEDMTDLGNAPTTEDTVEGGYAPQASIWPHVEEKIVDLIEANRSTIVFANSRRLAERITARLNEIHAFRLEAAQAATGTDGISPPVVPAHPPAQVMAQAGVSVLRRADLAVEDEIPVLARAHHGSVSRDQRALIEDDLKSGRLRCVVATSSLELGIDMGAVDLVVQVESPPSVASGLQRVGRAGHQVGEISQGVMFPKHRGDLLNSAVTAERMLAGQIEPLAIPANPLDILAQQTVAAAALGSIDVEEWFDVVRQSAPFAGLPRSAFDATLDLLSGRYPSDEFAELRPRIVWDRTEGTITGRPGAQRLAVTSGGTIPDRGLFGVYLVGDSEGKNSRRVGELDEEMVYESRVGDIFALGATSWRIEDITHDRVLVSPAFGQPGKLPFWRGDSLGRPVELGRALGAFVREMAAADDAAARERLTAVGLDEWAAGNLITYLRDQQQATDVVPNDRSLVVERFHDELGDWRVVLHSPYGMPVHAPWALAVGARLHARYGLDGSAMASDDGIVLRVPLMEDEPPGAELFLFDPEELDSIVTAEVGGSALFASRFRECAARALLLPRQNPSKRTPLWQQRQRSAQLLDVAKKYPTFPILLETVRECLQDVYDLPALKDIASGIERREIRLVETTTPSPSPFARSLLFGYMGAFLYEGDSPLAERKAAALSLDPTLLNELLGRAELRELLDARIIARIESELQRLAPDRHARGLEGVADLLRLLGPLSVPEVAARLQAVEPADDDGGEAAPSTAAPEDAEELLEQLVRANRALKIGMAGSTRYAAIEDAARLRDALGVPLPMGVPLAFIEPVADPLGDLVGRYARTHGPFTAAEAATRLGLGVAVVTGTLQRLAGEGRVAEGEFRPAETLLLDAADGVESPPPATVPGTPGGTEWCDVEVLRRLRRSSLAALRSEVEPVDPATYGRFLPAWQNVGSSLRGLDGVATVIDQLSGVPIPASAWEPLILGSRVRDYAPAMLDELTATGEVVWSGSGSLPGNDGWIALHLAENAPLTLNPSPDFEPGGLHQRLLELLGNGGAYFFRQLGDGLAADGIAETDANIISALWELVWAGRISNDTFTPVRSLLSGGKTAHKQRAATPRARTARMGRLGRAPGASLTGSSMRLAAGGASAPALRNAPPLVAGRWSLLPEVETDATLHAHATAELMLDRYGVVTRGSVASEGTPGGFALLYRVLARLEEMGRCRRGYFIEQLGAAQFAVPATVDRLRSFSEDAQLKQSEPSAVALAATDPANPYGAALPWPTLEGGHRPGRKAGALVVLVDGELALYAERGGKTLLTFTEEPAALELSAAALVRIIRRGAAEKMAIEKVNGTDILDTEAARALTAAGFYTTPKGLRYRV; encoded by the coding sequence ATGACATCGGCGTCTTCGGTGCTAGCCAAGTTCACCCCCGCCACCCGGGAATGGTTCGAGGGTGCCTTCACTGCGCCCACCCCGGCACAGGTAGGAGCCTGGGAAGCCATCTCCGAGCGGGCCAACGCCCTGGTGGTCGCCCCCACCGGGTCGGGCAAAACCTTGGCGGCCTTCCTCTGGGCACTGGACAGCTTTATTGCCTCTGCCGCCGCGGACCCCGCCGTTCCCGCCCAGCTGCCCCTGGCGGAACTGCCGGCCCCAAAACCTAAAGGCCGGAAGCGGAACACCGAACCCAAGCGAAAAACCAAGGTCCTCTACATTTCGCCGCTGAAAGCCCTCGGCGTCGACGTGGAACGCAACCTCCGTTCCCCGCTGATCGGCATCACCCAGACCGCCAAACGCCTCGGACTTCCGGCACCGTCCATCACCGTGGGGGTCCGGTCCGGCGACACCCCGCAGAATGAACGCCGCGCCCTGCTCACCCGGCCGCCGGACATCCTCATCACCACCCCCGAATCCCTGTTCCTGATGCTCACCTCGCAGGCGCGGGAAACCCTGGCCGAAGTGGAAACCGTGATTGTGGACGAGGTCCACGCGGTGGCCGGCACCAAACGCGGCGCGCATCTGGCCGTGACGCTGGCCCGGCTGGACGCCATGCTGGATAAACCCGTGCAGCGGATCGGCCTCTCCGCCACCGTGGAACCGCACGAAACCGTGGCCCGGTTCCTTGGCGGAAACGCGCCGGTGCGGATCGTGGCGCCCCAGTCACGGAAGAACTGGAACCTTACCGTCACCGTTCCGGTGGAGGACATGACGGATCTGGGCAACGCTCCCACCACCGAGGACACCGTGGAGGGCGGCTATGCCCCGCAGGCGAGCATCTGGCCGCATGTGGAGGAGAAGATTGTCGACCTCATCGAGGCCAACCGCTCCACCATCGTGTTCGCCAACTCCCGGCGCCTCGCCGAACGCATCACCGCCCGGCTGAACGAGATCCACGCCTTCCGGCTGGAGGCTGCGCAGGCGGCCACGGGAACCGACGGGATCTCACCGCCGGTGGTCCCGGCGCATCCGCCGGCCCAGGTCATGGCGCAGGCCGGGGTGTCCGTGCTGCGCCGTGCAGACCTGGCAGTGGAGGACGAGATCCCCGTCCTGGCACGCGCCCACCACGGCTCCGTGTCCCGGGACCAGCGGGCCCTGATCGAAGACGACCTGAAATCCGGCCGGCTGCGCTGCGTGGTGGCCACCAGCTCCCTGGAACTGGGCATCGACATGGGCGCCGTGGACCTGGTGGTGCAGGTCGAATCCCCGCCCTCGGTCGCCAGCGGCCTGCAGCGGGTGGGCCGGGCCGGGCACCAGGTGGGCGAGATTTCCCAGGGCGTGATGTTCCCCAAGCACCGCGGGGACCTGCTGAACTCGGCCGTCACCGCCGAACGGATGCTCGCCGGGCAGATCGAGCCCCTGGCCATTCCGGCCAACCCGCTGGACATCCTCGCCCAGCAGACGGTAGCCGCCGCCGCACTGGGGTCCATCGATGTGGAGGAATGGTTCGACGTCGTCCGCCAATCGGCACCCTTTGCCGGCCTGCCGCGCTCCGCGTTCGACGCCACCCTGGACCTGCTGTCCGGGCGTTATCCCTCGGACGAGTTCGCCGAGCTGCGGCCGCGGATTGTCTGGGACCGCACCGAAGGCACTATTACCGGCCGGCCCGGTGCGCAGCGCCTCGCCGTCACCTCGGGCGGCACCATCCCGGACCGCGGCCTCTTCGGGGTCTATCTGGTGGGTGATTCCGAAGGCAAGAACAGCCGCCGCGTCGGGGAACTCGACGAGGAGATGGTCTACGAATCCCGGGTCGGGGACATCTTCGCGCTGGGCGCCACGAGCTGGCGGATCGAAGACATCACCCACGACCGCGTGCTGGTTTCCCCCGCCTTCGGCCAGCCCGGCAAACTGCCGTTCTGGCGCGGGGACTCCCTGGGCCGGCCGGTGGAACTCGGCCGTGCCCTGGGGGCCTTCGTCCGCGAAATGGCCGCCGCGGATGACGCCGCGGCACGGGAGCGGCTGACCGCCGTCGGCCTCGATGAGTGGGCCGCCGGGAACCTGATCACCTACCTGCGGGACCAGCAGCAGGCCACCGATGTGGTGCCCAACGATCGGTCGCTGGTGGTGGAACGCTTCCACGACGAACTCGGCGATTGGCGGGTGGTCCTGCACAGTCCCTACGGCATGCCGGTGCACGCACCCTGGGCCCTCGCCGTCGGGGCACGGCTGCACGCCCGGTACGGGCTGGACGGTTCAGCCATGGCCTCCGACGACGGCATTGTGCTGCGGGTGCCGCTGATGGAGGACGAGCCGCCCGGCGCCGAACTGTTCCTCTTTGACCCCGAGGAACTCGACTCCATTGTCACCGCCGAAGTGGGCGGCTCGGCACTGTTTGCCTCCCGGTTCCGGGAATGTGCTGCGCGGGCGCTGCTTCTGCCGCGGCAGAACCCGTCCAAGCGCACGCCTCTGTGGCAGCAGCGGCAGCGCTCCGCGCAGCTGCTGGATGTCGCCAAGAAGTACCCCACGTTCCCGATCCTGCTCGAAACGGTGCGGGAATGCCTGCAGGATGTCTACGATCTGCCGGCCCTGAAGGACATTGCGTCCGGCATTGAGCGGCGCGAAATCCGGCTGGTGGAAACCACCACGCCGTCGCCGTCGCCGTTCGCCCGCTCCCTGCTGTTCGGCTACATGGGCGCCTTCCTGTACGAGGGCGATTCTCCGCTGGCGGAACGGAAAGCCGCCGCGCTTTCGCTGGACCCCACACTGCTCAATGAGCTGCTGGGCCGGGCCGAACTGCGCGAACTGCTGGACGCGCGGATCATTGCCCGGATCGAGAGCGAGCTCCAGCGGCTGGCTCCGGACCGCCATGCACGCGGACTGGAGGGCGTCGCAGACCTGCTGCGGCTGCTCGGGCCGCTGTCCGTACCGGAGGTCGCCGCCCGCCTGCAGGCGGTGGAACCTGCCGACGACGACGGCGGGGAGGCGGCTCCGTCTACTGCCGCCCCGGAGGATGCCGAAGAGCTGCTCGAGCAACTGGTCCGGGCCAACCGGGCCCTGAAGATCGGCATGGCCGGCAGCACCCGGTATGCCGCCATCGAAGACGCCGCCCGGCTGCGGGATGCCCTCGGCGTTCCGCTGCCGATGGGGGTGCCGCTGGCCTTCATCGAACCGGTGGCCGACCCCCTGGGCGATCTGGTCGGCCGGTATGCCCGCACCCACGGTCCCTTTACCGCCGCGGAGGCCGCCACCCGGCTGGGCCTCGGCGTCGCCGTCGTCACAGGCACCCTGCAGCGGCTGGCCGGTGAGGGACGCGTCGCGGAAGGTGAATTCCGGCCCGCCGAAACGCTGCTGCTGGACGCGGCGGACGGCGTTGAGTCTCCTCCCCCGGCCACCGTTCCCGGCACCCCCGGCGGAACCGAGTGGTGCGACGTCGAGGTGCTGCGGCGGCTGCGGCGCAGTTCGCTCGCGGCCCTGCGCTCCGAGGTGGAACCGGTGGACCCCGCCACCTACGGGCGGTTCCTGCCGGCCTGGCAGAACGTAGGTTCGTCATTGCGCGGGCTCGACGGCGTGGCCACCGTGATCGACCAGCTTTCCGGCGTGCCGATTCCGGCATCGGCCTGGGAACCGCTGATCCTGGGCTCCCGGGTGCGCGACTATGCCCCGGCCATGCTGGATGAGCTGACCGCCACGGGCGAAGTGGTGTGGTCCGGCAGCGGCTCCCTGCCCGGCAACGACGGGTGGATTGCCCTGCACCTGGCGGAAAACGCGCCGCTCACACTCAATCCCTCCCCGGACTTCGAGCCCGGCGGCCTGCACCAGCGGCTGCTGGAGCTGCTGGGCAACGGCGGTGCGTACTTCTTCCGCCAGCTCGGCGACGGCCTCGCCGCGGACGGCATTGCCGAAACGGACGCGAACATCATCTCCGCCCTCTGGGAACTCGTCTGGGCCGGGCGGATCAGCAATGACACCTTCACCCCGGTGCGGTCCCTGCTGTCCGGCGGTAAAACCGCCCATAAGCAGCGGGCCGCCACACCCCGCGCCCGCACCGCGCGGATGGGACGGCTGGGCCGGGCGCCCGGGGCGTCGCTGACGGGCAGCTCCATGCGGCTCGCGGCAGGCGGCGCATCGGCCCCGGCACTCCGCAACGCACCGCCGCTGGTCGCCGGACGGTGGAGCCTGCTCCCCGAAGTGGAAACCGACGCGACCCTGCATGCCCACGCCACGGCCGAGCTGATGCTGGACCGCTACGGCGTAGTCACCCGCGGCTCCGTGGCCAGCGAAGGCACGCCGGGCGGCTTCGCCCTGCTGTACCGGGTGCTGGCCCGGCTGGAAGAGATGGGCAGGTGCCGGCGCGGCTACTTCATTGAACAGCTTGGCGCGGCCCAGTTCGCGGTGCCCGCCACCGTGGACCGGCTCCGCTCCTTCTCCGAAGACGCGCAGCTGAAGCAGTCCGAACCGTCCGCCGTCGCCCTGGCCGCCACCGATCCGGCCAACCCCTACGGTGCCGCACTGCCCTGGCCCACGCTGGAGGGCGGGCACCGGCCCGGACGTAAGGCCGGTGCACTGGTGGTCCTGGTCGACGGCGAGCTGGCGCTGTATGCCGAGCGCGGCGGCAAGACGCTGCTGACATTCACCGAGGAGCCGGCGGCACTGGAGCTCTCGGCCGCCGCGCTGGTGCGGATCATCCGGCGCGGTGCGGCGGAAAAGATGGCCATTGAGAAGGTCAACGGGACCGACATCCTCGACACCGAAGCGGCACGGGCGCTGACCGCCGCCGGTTTCTACACCACGCCAAAGGGGCTGCGTTACCGTGTCTGA
- a CDS encoding DUF4232 domain-containing protein: MITLVPGSTSPKTSLSRKALALTALLALSGSALAGCGSRDEEDASVSTSASPAASSPASPSVSAGDSAAPPTTESAAPSASPEAAPTTSPAATDGGTTAAGPCTADMLSGAVENVPGGAGADGISRVLMLTNVSADGTCTVSGYPGVSYLDAAGQQVGAPAARIEGAGALPVTLAPGQSAAAELRETVAQKYGGCQVQETASLLVYPPEDTASLTVPYPSTGCSNADIELLQVGTLQAR, from the coding sequence ATGATCACCTTGGTACCCGGCTCCACGTCCCCGAAAACTTCCCTGTCCCGCAAGGCACTCGCCCTTACGGCTTTGCTGGCCCTCTCCGGTTCGGCCCTTGCCGGATGCGGTTCCCGGGATGAGGAAGACGCCTCGGTATCCACATCCGCCTCACCCGCGGCTTCCTCGCCGGCTTCACCGTCGGTGTCCGCCGGTGACAGCGCCGCTCCACCCACCACCGAGAGCGCCGCACCTTCCGCCTCGCCCGAAGCTGCCCCGACTACGTCACCGGCGGCCACGGACGGCGGAACAACAGCCGCCGGCCCCTGCACGGCTGACATGCTCTCCGGCGCTGTGGAGAATGTTCCCGGCGGCGCCGGAGCAGACGGCATTTCCCGTGTCCTGATGCTGACCAACGTCTCCGCCGACGGCACCTGCACCGTGTCCGGCTATCCCGGAGTCTCCTACCTTGACGCTGCCGGGCAGCAGGTAGGTGCGCCGGCCGCACGCATTGAGGGTGCCGGGGCCCTCCCCGTGACCCTGGCGCCCGGCCAGTCCGCGGCTGCCGAGCTGCGGGAAACCGTGGCGCAGAAGTACGGCGGCTGCCAGGTGCAGGAGACTGCGTCCCTGCTGGTTTATCCGCCGGAGGACACTGCTTCCCTGACCGTCCCCTACCCCTCCACGGGATGCAGCAACGCGGACATCGAACTGCTGCAGGTAGGGACCCTGCAGGCCCGCTGA
- a CDS encoding YcnI family copper-binding membrane protein — translation MRTSSSVLLAAGGTAALMALGLGPAAAHVHVTPDTTAAGESALLTFDLSHGCEGSPTTSLTFTLPDELVDATPTAHAGWDIKKVTEELAEPRTLPNGSQVSSRTHQIVYTAKEPLADGVRDTITLGVDLPDAEDTTLAFPVLQSCEKGESDWSQIPAAGQTDHDLDSPAPAVTITEADDDDHGDHDGDDSHATAPERASAEDRNDDDDAAEIAGYVGLGAGLLGLATGVTALIRTRGRSRV, via the coding sequence ATGCGTACCTCCTCCTCCGTCCTCCTTGCCGCCGGCGGCACCGCCGCCCTGATGGCGCTCGGTCTGGGCCCCGCCGCCGCCCACGTGCATGTCACCCCTGACACCACTGCGGCCGGCGAATCCGCGCTGCTGACCTTCGACCTCTCGCACGGCTGCGAGGGCTCCCCCACGACGTCATTGACGTTCACCCTCCCGGACGAGCTGGTGGACGCCACCCCCACGGCCCACGCCGGCTGGGACATCAAGAAGGTCACCGAGGAACTGGCCGAACCGCGGACCCTGCCCAACGGCTCGCAGGTCAGCTCCCGGACTCATCAGATTGTCTACACGGCCAAGGAACCACTCGCCGACGGCGTGCGGGACACCATTACGCTCGGGGTGGATCTGCCCGACGCCGAGGACACCACCCTTGCCTTCCCCGTGCTGCAGAGCTGTGAAAAGGGCGAGTCGGACTGGTCCCAGATTCCGGCGGCAGGCCAGACCGACCACGACCTGGATTCCCCCGCGCCGGCCGTGACCATCACGGAAGCGGACGACGACGATCACGGTGACCACGACGGCGATGACAGCCACGCCACCGCGCCGGAACGCGCCTCCGCGGAGGACCGGAACGACGATGACGACGCCGCGGAGATTGCCGGCTACGTGGGACTCGGGGCGGGGCTACTTGGTCTTGCCACCGGTGTCACCGCGCTGATCCGCACCCGGGGCCGCAGCAGGGTCTAA
- a CDS encoding 23S rRNA (pseudouridine(1915)-N(3))-methyltransferase RlmH, translating to MALKVLMVGRKHEDWVVDGIRRYEKRLKKPFDLTWVPIPHSAREGDAARREESERLLAKVGSDYVILLDERGKAITSPALAQTLQRPLDSSRNVTLIIGGAYGVDSSVHDRADFVWSLSPLVFPHQLVRLILAEQVYRAQEIAGGRPYHHE from the coding sequence ATGGCATTAAAAGTTCTGATGGTGGGCCGCAAGCACGAGGACTGGGTGGTTGACGGCATCCGCCGGTACGAAAAGCGGCTCAAGAAACCCTTCGACCTGACCTGGGTGCCCATTCCGCATTCGGCCCGCGAGGGCGACGCCGCCCGCCGGGAGGAATCCGAACGGCTGCTGGCGAAGGTCGGGTCCGATTACGTGATCCTGCTGGACGAGCGCGGCAAGGCCATCACGTCACCGGCGCTGGCACAGACCCTGCAGAGGCCGCTGGACTCCTCACGCAACGTCACCCTGATCATCGGCGGGGCGTACGGCGTGGACTCGAGCGTTCATGACCGCGCCGATTTTGTCTGGTCCCTCTCTCCCCTGGTCTTCCCGCACCAGCTGGTCCGCCTGATCCTTGCCGAACAGGTGTACCGGGCGCAGGAGATTGCCGGCGGACGCCCGTACCACCACGAATAG
- a CDS encoding patatin-like phospholipase family protein — translation MVKTRAVVLGGGGVAGIAWEIGLLGELLDQGIDLNEADLVVGTSAGSVVGTALRFGQVPAAMAAQEMAPEGTSASDYQEPDTFDGERFMNVMGAAGFGGGGEKAARARLGQLALKADTTLTEEAWVNSIRSLVPYPAWPEKALGVTVVDAEDGSFRVFDGDSGVDLGLAVTASCTVPTVWPPVHINGRVYMDGGMRSGTNADVAAGYSKVLVVSCGLEAPQSPFGPTLPQALKTIRKDGRPLLIEADAQALQAFGINMLLDSTRRPSVAAGRRQAKEVADVVRRFWED, via the coding sequence GTGGTCAAAACGCGTGCGGTGGTGCTGGGAGGCGGCGGAGTTGCGGGTATCGCCTGGGAGATCGGTCTGCTGGGAGAGCTGCTGGATCAGGGTATTGACCTGAACGAGGCGGACCTGGTGGTGGGGACCTCCGCGGGGTCGGTGGTCGGTACGGCGCTGCGCTTCGGCCAGGTGCCCGCGGCCATGGCCGCCCAGGAGATGGCTCCGGAAGGCACCAGCGCCTCGGATTACCAGGAACCGGACACGTTCGACGGGGAGCGGTTCATGAACGTGATGGGTGCGGCTGGTTTCGGCGGCGGCGGGGAGAAAGCCGCCCGCGCCCGGCTGGGGCAGTTGGCACTTAAAGCGGACACCACGCTGACCGAGGAGGCATGGGTGAACAGCATCCGTTCGCTGGTGCCTTACCCGGCATGGCCGGAAAAGGCACTGGGCGTCACCGTGGTGGACGCTGAAGACGGCAGTTTCCGGGTGTTCGACGGCGACTCCGGCGTGGACCTTGGCCTGGCGGTCACCGCCAGCTGCACGGTTCCGACGGTGTGGCCGCCCGTGCACATCAACGGGCGGGTTTATATGGACGGCGGGATGCGGTCAGGGACCAATGCCGATGTCGCTGCCGGCTATTCAAAGGTGCTGGTGGTTTCCTGCGGACTCGAGGCGCCGCAGAGCCCCTTCGGGCCCACCCTGCCGCAGGCGCTGAAAACCATCCGGAAGGACGGAAGGCCGTTGTTGATCGAAGCTGACGCACAGGCCTTGCAGGCCTTCGGCATCAACATGCTGCTCGATTCCACCCGCCGGCCCTCCGTGGCGGCGGGCCGGCGGCAGGCCAAGGAGGTTGCCGACGTCGTTCGCCGTTTCTGGGAGGACTGA